A genomic window from Salvia miltiorrhiza cultivar Shanhuang (shh) chromosome 5, IMPLAD_Smil_shh, whole genome shotgun sequence includes:
- the LOC130985788 gene encoding pentatricopeptide repeat-containing protein At1g11710, mitochondrial, with protein MFFSLFASKRRNVLVRALHFCKKFTPPGAEDIIFKAICVNIRQKKWKFLDQCSSSLTTTLLLRIFRELRSSPRLLLEFYQRVGGVEVVSCSLESCCVLIHVMVECKNFDDALWLMKELMIAKGYLPLEVLEALIRSSNGGFPSSAVIDALVRSCTQIGATEDAYEVIKESRMVGIHVSIHAWNNFLGHLLKIGDVASFWAMYKEMVSYEYYESVNTYNLLIYALCKESQLSEALSVFYRMIKAGFLPNIVGFNMLIDGACRADDLDVAQKVIENMETMSRGYVSANVITYNCLINGYCKQGNPEMGEEILDKMIEIGVKPNVRTYATVIDGYSRKGYLEEGFKLCDRMVENGMIPNSAIYCSFIHWLWVEGDIRGVSLLLSSMMENRVDPDEFTHSIIIKGLCRNGYVNEALKVQNWIINMNLVEDAFCCSILINYLFRSNNISGAEQLLGRMFVRGLLPDTATYGAMIDGYCKASEMKSAIEVYSDMIKVYKPNLVIMNSILNGFCKEECMDLSMSLVDEMKRLNMFDTISFNTLLSCYCSTGRFKEAFDLFTKMRRRGLLVNTVSYNIMINLVCKWGLFEQASQILSVMLRQGLTPDSVTYRTLLSNLSQKSSCEDVVKMHDYLLLKGVVPHRPTYQAIVRRLELDDV; from the coding sequence ATGTTTTTTAGCCTATTTGCATCAAAAAGGAGAAATGTTCTAGTCAGGGCCCTGCATTTTTGTAAGAAATTCACACCACCTGGTGCTGAAGATATAATCTTCAAGGCAATTTGTGTGAATATTAGACAGAAGAAATGGAAATTCTTGGATCAATGTTCTTCAAGTCTCACAACTACTTTGCTCCTGCGTATTTTTCGAGAGCTCCGCAGCTCTCCGCGGCTACTTTTGGAGTTCTACCAACGAGTGGGGGGAGTAGAAGTTGTTTCGTGCTCATTAGAATCTTGTTGTGTTCTGATTCATGTGATGGTAGAATGCAAGAACTTTGATGATGCATTGTGGTTGATGAAAGAACTGATGATAGCCAAAGGCTATTTGCCTTTGGAGGTGTTAGAAGCATTGATACGTAGCTCTAATGGAGGTTTTCCAAGTAGCGCTGTTATTGATGCATTGGTTAGGTCTTGCACACAAATTGGCGCAACTGAGGATGCATATGAGGTTATCAAGGAATCAAGGATGGTAGGCATTCATGTATCCATTCATGCTTGGAACAATTTTTTGGGCCACCTATTGAAAATAGGAGATGTTGCTAGCTTTTGGGCAATGTACAAAGAAATGGTTTCTTATGAGTATTATGAGAGTGTGAACACTTATAATCTGCTAATTTACGCTCTTTGTAAAGAAAGTCAACTATCCGAGGCTTTGTCAGTGTTTTATAGGATGATAAAGGCCGGATTTTTGCCTAATATTGTTGGATTCAATATGCTTATTGACGGAGCTTGTAGAGCTGATGACCTTGATGTGGCGCAGAAGGTTATTGAGAATATGGAAACAATGTCAAGGGGGTACGTCTCTGCTAATGTAATCACCTACAATTGTCTCATCAATGGTTATTGCAAGCAGGGTAATCCTGAAATGGGTGAAGAAATTTTAGATAAAATGATCGAGATAGGTGTTAAGCCTAATGTACGAACTTATGCCACAGTGATTGATGGGTATTCGAGAAAGGGGTACTTGGAGGAGGGATTTAAGCTGTGTGATAGAATGGTTGAAAATGGTATGATTCCGAACTCAGCCATTTATTGTTCATTTATCCACTGGCTATGGGTGGAAGGAGATATTAGGGGAGTTTCGCTGTTACTATCAAGCATGATGGAGAATCGCGTAGACCCTGATGAATTCACCCACTCTATTATAATTAAAGGATTATGCAGAAATGGTTATGTCAATGAAGCTCTTAAAGTTCAGAACTGGATAATAAATATGAACCTTGTTGAAGATGCTTTCTGTTGCAGTATTCTCATCAACTATCTTTTCAGAAGCAACAATATATCTGGAGCAGAGCAACTCCTCGGCAGAATGTTTGTTCGAGGCTTACTTCCAGACACGGCCACATATGGCGCTATGATTGATGGATACTGCAAAGCGAGCGAAATGAAAAGCGCCATTGAGGTTTACAGTGACATGATTAAGGTGTACAAGCCAAATTTGGTAATCATGAATTCCATTTTGAATGGTTTTTGCAAAGAAGAATGTATGGACCTCTCCATGTCTTTGGTAGATGAGATGAAGAGGTTGAATATGTTTGATACCATAAGTTTCAACACGTTGTTGAGTTGCTACTGCAGTACAGGGAGATTCAAAGAAGCATTTGATTTGTTCACAAAGATGAGAAGAAGGGGCTTGTTGGTGAACACGGTGAGCTATAATATTATGATCAACTTGGTATGCAAATGGGGATTGTTTGAGCAAGCTAGTCAGATTTTGAGTGTGATGCTACGTCAGGGCTTAACTCCAGATTCTGTTACGTATAGAACGCTACTGAGCAACCTCAGCCAGAAGAGCAGTTGTGAGGACGTGGTGAAAATGCACGATTATTTGTTACTCAAGGGGGTAGTCCCTCACAGACCCACATATCAAGCTATTGTTCGTCGACTTGAACTTGATGATGTTTGA
- the LOC130985789 gene encoding ATP synthase gamma chain, chloroplastic, with the protein MSCSNLTMPSLSELSSRSFIAPFQLPSSNSSSPCRSSTTQIQCSLRDLRDRIASVTNTQKITEAMKLVAAAKVRRAQEAVVNARPFSETLVEVLYNINEQLLTDDIDVPLTKVRPVKKVALVVVTGDRGLCGGFNNYIIKKADARIKELTALGLDYVVISVGKKGNSYFLRRPYIPVDKFIEGTNLPTAKEAQAIADDVFSLFVSEEVDKVELLYTKFVSLVKSNPVIHTLLPLSPKGEICDINGICVDAAEDEFFRLTTKEGKLTVERDVVRTKTADFSPILQFEQDPVQILDALLPLYLNSQILRSLQESLASELAARMSAMSSASDNASELKKGLNRVYNRKRQAKITGEILEIVAGADALV; encoded by the coding sequence ATGTCTTGCTCGAATCTGACAATGCCTTCCCTGTCGGAGCTCTCCTCTCGCTCTTTCATCGCTCCTTTCCAGCTCCCAAGCTCCAACTCCAGCTCTCCATGCAGATCCTCCACCACCCAAATCCAGTGCAGTCTCCGCGATCTCCGCGACCGCATCGCCTCCGTGACCAACACGCAGAAGATCACGGAGGCCATGAAGCTGGTGGCCGCCGCCAAGGTGAGGAGAGCGCAGGAGGCCGTGGTGAACGCCCGGCCCTTCTCGGAGACGCTGGTGGAAGTCCTGTACAACATCAACGAGCAGCTCCTCACCGACGACATCGACGTCCCCCTCACCAAGGTGCGCCCTGTGAAGAAGGTCGCCCTGGTGGTGGTGACCGGCGATCGCGGCCTCTGCGGCGGCTTCAACAATTACATCATCAAGAAGGCCGACGCCCGCATCAAGGAGCTCACGGCGCTGGGCCTCGACTACGTGGTGATCAGCGTGGGGAAGAAGGGGAACTCCTACTTCCTCCGCAGGCCTTACATTCCGGTGGATAAATTCATAGAAGGCACCAATCTGCCCACCGCCAAGGAGGCGCAGGCCATCGCGGACGACGTCTTCTCGCTGTTCGTGAGCGAGGAGGTGGACAAGGTGGAACTGCTCTACACCAAGTTCGTGTCCTTGGTGAAGTCCAACCCCGTGATTCACACGCTGCTTCCGCTGTCGCCCAAGGGGGAGATCTGCGACATCAACGGAATCTGCGTGGATGCCGCGGAGGACGAGTTCTTCAGGCTCACCACCAAGGAAGGCAAGCTGACCGTGGAGAGAGATGTGGTGAGGACTAAGACCGCCGATTTCTCGCCCATTCTGCAATTCGAGCAGGATCCTGTTCAGATCCTGGATGCCTTGCTGCCTCTTTACTTGAACAGTCAGATCTTGAGATCATTgcaggaatcactcgccagtgAGCTTGCTGCCAGGATGAGTGCCATGAGCAGTGCTTCCGACAATGCATCCGAGTTGAAGAAGGGTTTGAACAGAGTCTACAACAGGAAGCGTCAGGCCAAGATCACCGGAGAGATTTTGGAGATTGTTGCTGGAGCCGACGCCTTGGTCTGA